TTGCTCCTGACCCTGGAGGCGGCTGGATGTTGGGGCGCGGGGCGGACCCGGTGGGTGTCGGGACGACGCGGGGTCGGGAAGGCCTGTCCGGGCCTTCGTGTCTGGGTCCCCGTAACCCGGAACCGCGCGTGACCCCCGGGGACGGGTCAAGGCGGTGGGTCCCTGTCGGGCTTCTGTCCCCGGCGGCGCCGCCGCGCGTCTTCCGCGGTGTCCTCGGGCCCGGTGGTCGTGGGAGGTGGGTGTCGGGATCCCGCTGACGTCCGACCCGCGCCCGCGCAGGCAGAGGTAGAGCAGAAGAAGAAGCGGACCTTCCGCAAGTTCACCTACCGCGGCGTGGACCTGGACCAGCTGCTGGACATGTCCTAGTAAGGGCGGCCGGCAGGGGTCGCGGGCGGGGCCGGGCCAGCGGTGGAGCTTGCCGGTGAGGGCGGTGGGGCGGGGGTCCGAGCGCCTCTGCGGCGGTGGGCGAGCGCAGGTTTGGGACTGAGCGTAGTCTTGAGCCCAGAAAACTGTCCAGAGACGTTGaggtttttacttattttcaacCTGCTCCCCGTTGTTACCTTTTCCGCGGATTAGTTGGAGGGTGTAGCCAGTCTGTAGCCCACGTGACTTAAAATAACGAGCAGTCCTTAGATTCTAAGGGCAGTGGCAGTAGCTGGGTCCTGTCCAGGCAGGGTGGTGGTGGGTATCTgactttcccttttatttttttatttttattttttttactattttgagacggagcctcatcctgtctcccagcctggagtgcaatggctcgatctcagctcactgcagcctccgactcccgggttcaagcgattctcttccctcagcctttcgagtagctgggattactcgAAATCGTGGGGCTCACCAACacgtcccgctaatttttgtatttttagtagagacgggtttccatgttggccaggctggtctcaaactcctgaccttaggtgatccatctgcctcccgaagtgctgggattacaggcgtgaaccaccgcgcccggccttgatttttaattatttgtagaaacagggtttctctgtgtcgtccaggttggtcttgaactcctgggctgaagcggccctcccgcctcagcctcccaaagtgctgggatcccaggcgggagccaccgcgcccttcCTGCCTTCTGCTGCGTTTTTAGAGGCCTTTGGCCCGAGCTGTGCGCTACAGCATCTTGTGTGAGACTGTGGTCTCCGGGCCGCTTGTCCTGAGTCTCTGCAGTCACACGCTGGCTCTTGCATCTGAGGGATGAGTCGCGCATATCTGGCGGGGGTGCCAGAGGGACTTGGCGTGTTCATTGCGGTCACTACAATGGACATTGATAAGTCCAGTGCGGCTGTGTCCCTGGGGAGAACCAAACGTTAGTTCTCTGTCCCCCGGAGTGGGTAGGGTCTCCCCAGGCCGGGCTGCTCACAAAACTCTGCCTGGTGCATCCTCTCCAGCGAGCAGCTCATGCAACTGTACAGTGCGCGCCAGCGGCGGCGGCTGAACCGGGGCCTGCGGCGGAAGCAGCACTCACTGCTGAAGCGCCTGCGCAAGGCCAAGAAGGAGGCGCCGCCCATGGAGAAGCCAGAAGTGGTGAAGACGCACTTGCGGGACATGATCATCCTGCCAGAGATGGTGGGCAGCATGGTGGGCGTCTACAACGGCAAGACCTTCAACCAGGTGGAGATCAAGGTGCGTGCGGCTGTCCCTGCCAACCGGACTGGGCCCGAGGTGAGCTGGGGTCGCCTGACGCGGGCGGGATCGCCTGACACCCAGCTCTGCTCTTGGTCTCCTGCAGCCCGAGATGATTGGCCACTACCTGGGCGAGTTCTCCATCACCTACAAGCCCGTGAAGCACGGCCGGCCAGGCATTGGAGCCACCCACTCCTCCCGCTTCATCCCTCTCAAGTAGTGGCTCAGCTAATAAAGGCGCACCTGGCTCCAGTCCTTCGCGCAGCTGGTTCTTCCCGGTGTCCGGGGCTTTGGGAGGGGCCTGGGCCTGGTTCAGGTTCATGGTGTGAGGAGATTCAAGGTGGACGTTCAGGGCTGTGTGGGAGTGTTGCATGGATGGCCTCAGTGTCCAAGACTGATAGCTGTGCAGTCCCCGCCCCTGCTCCTGTCCGCAGGGACAGCTGTGGAGCTGGGCGCCCAAGCCCAGGTGTAGCCCCATCCCTTTGATCCCCTCAGCATTCTTGACCTCGGGGCACCTGCCCGGCCTCACGCTGTCTTGTGGGTGCCCCATGTAGAGGGGGCCCCTCCTCAAGCCCCCCACCTGGCCAGGGCTCTCCTTTCTGGCTTCCCTTGTCTCCTATTGGGAGGGTTCCCGCAGGAAgtgaagcagcagcaggaaactGGGCAACCTGAGCCTCTCCCATCCTCACCCCTGCCTGGCTCCTCAGAAGCTCCTGACAACATGCTGCTGGAGTCTGCCCTCCCAGCAGGCTCTATGGCTGCAGCCAGCCCCGTCTCCCCAGTCTGGTGTCCCGTGGGGAGGCTGCACCATCTATGGCCTGGCCAGCTCTGTCTCCTTTGCGCAGGATGCTTGAAAGAACACGACAAGGTGGCCATGCCTCTGGGCAGGGGGGTACCGTCCAGCCCTTCATGGGCTCCCTAATGGTGTACGTTGGTTGGAGAACGTTGTGAGAACTAACCCCGTTCAATGCTGAAGTTGCCCTCAACCCAGGCGGGAGGTGGTAACTGCTCAATAAACACCCAGCAGAGTGGCCCAGGGATGGCGGCAGGGAGGCCTCCCCTTGGGCAGTGGACAGGAGGGTGAGAGCTCAGCCAGGCAAGTGGGGGCAGGGGAGATGTGAGGCGCCCCACCTCATTTCACCCTCAAATGCCCCACAACAGCCTCCTGTGGGCCCTCTTCTGTGATGTCactccatttttttgttttgtcttgttttgtttttgttgcccagCCGGAGTGTAGTAgtatgatcgtggctcactgcagcctccatctcctgggctcaatcttcccactgcctcccaaagtgctgggatcacaggcatgagacactgcacctagCTCTATCTTGGAATTTAAACATGATTTgcggccaggcgctgtggctcattcctgtgatcctagcactttggaaggccgaggtggctggatcacctgaggtcaggagttagagaccagcctggccaacatggtgaaaccttgagagggtgaagcaggagagtcacttgaacccaggaggcggagatggcACTCTCTCCTGGGCCACCAGAgctagactctgcctcaaaaaaaacaaaaatatgggctgggcgcggtggcttaagcctgtaatcccagcactttgggaggccaagacgggcggatcacgaggtcaggagattgagaccatcctggcgaacacagtgaaaccccgtctctactaaaaaaatacaaaaaactagctgggcgaggtggcgggcgcctgtaatcccagctactcgggaggctgaggcaggagaatggcgtaaacccggggggtggagcttgcagtgagctgagatccggccactgcactccagcctgggcgacagagccagactccgtctcaaaaaaaaaaaaaaaaaaaaaaacaaaacaaaaatatgaaaacaagatGTGAGATGTGCTCATGTTCTTACCTCTTGATTTGGAATCGAGTTACAATACAGAGAAAGTGTGGGTCCATGTTTTTCTCTCTGATTGGGAAAAGGTGGGTTGGACAAAGGAAGGACGGCCCAGAGTTACAAGCTGGGGTCTAGTACAGCCGGGACCCCCCCCAGGCAGCATGAGACTGGACCTGGCTGGCTGGTGCACAGAGGGACCCGCAGCCAGTGGGACAGTGTGTTGCACTTGGACGTGCCTCTCAAGCCCTGCACTGGACCACGCGTCCTGGCCAACCTTGCCAGTCAGTAAGGAGACCAGGGAGGACCCTGAGGGCCTGGACCTGGCTACATAGTCAGAATTGGGGGCGAGTCTTGGCTGGCAGCGCCTGAAATACGTGGAATATTTGAAAATTCGCCTGTGGGCTGACTTGAACCAACCTGGGCTTGGAACCAACAGTCAAAAGTTTGCAGTGTGGTCTGGCTGCTGAGTCTCCACCAGAGGTCTCTGGACAGCACTGGGCAGGTTCACTTTAGCATGAACAGCGGAAGCCAGTGCGAGACCCAACCTCAAAGGCCCACCCCAGGTCCAGctccaggagagggagggaaggcgTGTGCATGCAGGGCTCATTGTAGTCTCAGTTGTCAGCATTTGGAATTCTTtctatttaatgtgttttttgagacagtctctgtcgcccaggctggagtgcagtggtgcgacctcagcccactacagcctccgctccaggtttgtttttttctttctcggagtctcactctgttgcccaggctggagttcagtggcatgatctcggctcactgcaacctccgcttccagggttcaagcgattctcttgcctcaagcctcctgagtagctaggactacaggtgcgtgctaccacacccggctaacttcagtgtttttttagtagagatggggtttcaccatattggccaggctggtcttgaactcctgacctcgtgatctgcccacctcggcctcccaaagtgctgggattacaggtgtgagccaccgcgcccaaacgcctcccaggttaaagcaattctcctgcctcagtctcccgagtagctgggattacaggagcactgaccacgcctggttaattttgtatttttag
This Rhinopithecus roxellana isolate Shanxi Qingling chromosome 8, ASM756505v1, whole genome shotgun sequence DNA region includes the following protein-coding sequences:
- the RPS15 gene encoding 40S ribosomal protein S15 isoform X1 — protein: MLGRGADPAEVEQKKKRTFRKFTYRGVDLDQLLDMSYEQLMQLYSARQRRRLNRGLRRKQHSLLKRLRKAKKEAPPMEKPEVVKTHLRDMIILPEMVGSMVGVYNGKTFNQVEIKPEMIGHYLGEFSITYKPVKHGRPGIGATHSSRFIPLK
- the RPS15 gene encoding 40S ribosomal protein S15 isoform X2 — its product is MAEVEQKKKRTFRKFTYRGVDLDQLLDMSYEQLMQLYSARQRRRLNRGLRRKQHSLLKRLRKAKKEAPPMEKPEVVKTHLRDMIILPEMVGSMVGVYNGKTFNQVEIKPEMIGHYLGEFSITYKPVKHGRPGIGATHSSRFIPLK